The segment CTAAGCCGATTACTACCGACGCGCTGGATTATGCGCGCGATACGAGCCACGGCATGGTGCGCACGGAGGTTAGCTCGCGGCTTGGCGGGGCGCATTTGGGGCATGTTTTCGAGGACGGTATCAAAGAAAAGGGCGGTTTGCGCTACTGCATAAACGGCGCCTCGCTCGAATTTATCCCGCTTGAAAAAATGAGCGAGCGCGGATACGCTGAGTTTATCCCGTATGTGAAATAGTAAAATTCCGCTGTCCGCAAGCTTCGATACCTGCGCCAAAAATTTTGCTTTTGCAACTTGTGAATACTGTGTGCGAAATTTCGCCAAATTTTAAATTGCAAACTGTAAAAATGGCAGAATTTTAAAGTTTAAATTTTTGCCATTTACCCTGCGCTTAGTTTGAAATTTGGCGATTGCTTTGCTTCGCTTTGCTCGCAATGACACTTATGTGCAAAATTTATACAATAAAATTTTCGGGTGCAGTATCCAAGTTTGTAGCAAGCTGGATTTGAAAATAAAATTTCTGCATAGTGCCTTGTAATGGGTAAAAAAGCATAACAAGCGAAGTTTAAAATTATTGCTAGATATTTTGCGCCCAAAGTCGTTATGAATTTTCGCTCAAATTTTCGCCCGAATTCCAGCCCAAGCTAGGCTTGAAAACTTTCGAATTTAAATTTAAATCATCTATTATTTTTAAAATTTCTAAAATCATTTTTTTATGCGTTCTGTAAATAATCGGGATTAGCGTCTGCGAGATATCAAAATCTATTTCGAAATTTTCCCGCCTATTGTTGATATAAAGATAGAGATTATCGCGGTAAAAAACGGCGTTTATCTCGCATTTCATCCGCTTAGCTAAATTTAAAAAATCCTCCATAAAACTATGCGATAAAATATAAAAGGCACTTATCTCATCGTCTGCATAAACATCGTATTGTTCGCTAAATTCGACATTATCGATATTTATCTTTTTCCCGTAGTTTCTCGTATATCCAGTGTCTTTGTTTTTTCGGATGATATAAACGCGAGAGTTAAAGAATTTATAAAATTTCGCGATAAAAACAATTCCTAAAAATAGGTGTTTGGCATAGACGCTTCTACCCGCGCTTCGAAGCACATAGTAATCGATATCGCTCATCCTAAAATAAACCCCATTATGCCTGCCATCTATAAAATCATCGCCCTTAAACCACCAAGTTTCTTGCGCTCTATTATAAAGATTTGGTTTGAAAAATTCCTTTTCGCCTATGGATGAGGTCGGGCGATATGCGAAATTTGGGTTTATGTCTTTTACGATTTTTTCTATAACGGCGTGTTTAAATTTGGGCTTTATATTCGATACATCCGAGTTTATTAAAGGATATAAAATAGAAAAAACGATAAGAAATATAGGCAAAACTAAAATTAATGTTCTAATAAATCCCAACTCATCAAAAAAATAGCCAAAAAGAAAAGTTAAAATAAAGCTAATAAAAATACTAAAATATAAAATATAACTTAGCTTTTTATTTATGCGCTGTCGCTCGAATTCGAGCTCTTGCATAGTCTCATAAGATATGCCGTTGTAATTATCCTTAGGTGGTTTATGCACTAAATTTCCTTAATCATCAAATCTTTTTAGAAGTGAGCCATAGCTATCAATTCGGCGATCGCGCAAGAACGGCCACCACCTACGCACATTTTCGCAACGCCGCATATCAATCTCCACGACCTCGCAAAGCTCGCTTTCGCTACCTGCGCGAAATAGCTCTTCGCCCTGCGCTCCAAAAACAAAGCTATTGCCCCAAAATTTAATCCCCTCTGCGCTCTCATCGCATGTTATCGCAGGCGCAGTATTTCCCAAAACTGCATTTGGCAAAATTTCGCTAAGTCCCGCACTCTCAAATCCCACGCGATTTACAGCGATCACAGGCAGTGAGTTTGCCACGCTATGGCCTCTTTGCACAGCAACCCACGCTTCTAACTGTCGCTCACGCTCTGAGCTTTCATCGCCCATAAACCAGCCAATCGCAGTCGGATAGATTAGCACCTGCGCCCCACGAAGCGCCATTGCGCGCGCAGCCTCAGGATACCACTGATCCCAGCACACCAGCACGCCGAGCCTTCCCACGCTCGTATCAATCGGCGCAAAGCCCATATCGCCGGGCGTGAAATAGAATTTTTCATAAAAATTCGGATCGTCTGGGATATGCATTTTGCGGTATTTGCCAAGCACTTTGCCGTCGTGCTCGAAAACCACAGCCGTGTTGTGATACAGCCCCGCACTCCTGCGCTCAAAAAGTGAAGCCACAAGCACTACGCCAAATTCTTTGGCGATACTGCCCCAAAATTTCACATCGTCTTCGAAATTCGCCGCATAGTCGAAATTTTCGGTGTTTTCGCGCTGACAAAAATAGTGAGTTTGGTGGAGTTCTTGAAGCACGATTAAATTCGCCCCTTTTTGCGCCGCCTTTGCGATAAGCTCCTTAGTGCGCGCTATCGTGGCTGATTTGGTGCCGTAAAATTTGTGTGAGATTAGTCCTACTTTTAAATTTTTCATTTTTTGCCTTTAAATTTTAAATTTTATCGCTAAATTTATTCATACACGAGCAGTGAAGCGAGCCGTTTTGGCGGATAAAAACCCGCGCATCTACGCCAACAACCTTGCGCCCCGGGCAAGCCAAAGAAAGACGAGAGAGCGCGATTTCGTCGTTTTTATCGCCATAAGTAGGCACGATAAGTCCTCCATTTACAAATACGAAATTCGCATAAGTCGCCCCCAAACGCCTATTTTCGTAAAAAATCGGCGCTGGAAGCGGAAGCTCGATAACCTCGAATCCATGTGCTAAAATCTGCTCTTTTAGCGAGCGCAGGGCAGGGTAGTGTATGTCGCTAGAATCATCGCATGAAGCCACGGCAACGAGATTTTCGCCCACAAATCTAGCCAGCGTGTCGATATGGCAGTCTGTATCATCGCCCTGAATAAATCCGCCTTTAAGCCAGATTATTTTTTTTAGCCCAAAAATTTCGCCTAGCTTTTGCTCTAAAATTTCTTTGCTAAGGGCGTTTCGGTTGTCATTTAGCAAGCACTCCTCAGTCGTCATTAGCACGCCAGCGCCATTAAATTCGACACTTCCGCCCTCTAAAATCAAATCGACATCGCGCAGCGCTTTGCCCCAAATTTCATAAAGCGTAGCATTTAGTGCGTTGTCCTTTTCACTCGCAAATTTCCCGCCCCAAGCGTTGAAGGTGAAATTTAGCGCCTCTACCTTGCCCTCATTTTCGACATCAATCGCGCCATAATCGCGTATCCAGGTGTCATTTGTAGGGATCTGCACGAAATTAACGGCGAATTTCTCGTCTATTTCGCCACACACTTTGTCGAATATTGCTCGTTTTGGTGCGATAGCTATGAGCGGCTGAAACTGCGCCACAGCGCGGATAAAGTGCGTATAAGCGCTACTAATCTCGCCCAGATACGGCGCCCAGTCGCTGTCCTCGTGAGGCAGTGAAACTAAAAGCGCGTTTTGATTTTCCCACTCTGCAAATGCTCTCATTTTCTCTCCAAAATTAAATTTGCGTTGAATTTTATGTAAAATTTAGCGTAAAATTTTACGCTAAATTTGTTAAAATTTCAAAAATTCCTCTTTGAAAATGCCTTTTAAATTTTCGTAAGGCACGATGATTTCGGGCTCGCCCATAGCATACGGCGCGATGAAATACGGCGCGAAGACAAACGCCACGCCCTCTTTGGCGAAATAAAATTCGCTTTTAAAAACGATATCTTCTGGCAGATTATCCACCCAAAATGTCTTGATAAACTCCGTAATATCGCGCTCTTGGCAGGCTTTGTCGCAGTTTGGCTGCGAGGCTATGATATCTGCGCGAAGCATATCCTTGTAACCCTTGAAAATCTCCTTGTATAGGGGCTCCACGCTAACCGCGCCGATTAGGACATTTGTAATGTCGATTTTTTTGTCTGCGGCTAAATCGTAGATGATATAGCTCGTGTGCTCCATGCCGTGCGCTCCGCCGGAATACGAGTATGAAAACTGCTTGATTTGGGCTAGGTTGCCGATTTGAGAGACAAAACTCTGCTCGGCGCTAAATTCGCTATGAAAGTCCAAATCGCCATTTTGAGCCATTTCTTTATCGGCTTGGGCTTTGGATTGTTCTACTAAACTTGTGGCGTATTTTTTCGCGTCCAAGCTTTTTAGCAAAAGCGCGCATCTCTCGTCGATACTCTCGCCCTCGCAAATCCCAAACAGGCGGTTTTTTAGTAAAATGTCTAAATTTTCGTTGCCGGTTTGAACTAGGGTGTAGCTGTGCGCATCGTCTGAATACAGCTCCTGGGACTGAGGGTTAATCTGCGCGTAAGAAAACAGCGCAAACAGCGCAATTGTGGCAAGTTTTTTCATTTTTTTCCTTTAAATTTACAAAATTTACGCCAACTTTTCTTTAATCAAATCCAAAATTTTATCCACGCTAACGCTTTGTTTTTCTAGGTTTTTGCGCTCGATAAACTCTACTTCACCATTAGCCAAGCCTTTGCCGACTAGCAGGGCGTATGGAAAGCCCATAAGCTCGTAATCGTTCATCTTAACGCCAAAGCGTTCGTTTCTATCATCAAGCAAAGCGTTAATGCCCAAATTTCGGCATTTCTCGTAAAGTTCGGTCGCAAAATTGACGATATTTTCATCTTTTGCATTTGAAATGATGATTTCTAGCGCAAAAGGCGATAGCTCTTTGCTCCACACGCAACCCTTCTCATCGTGGCTAGACTCGACTGCGACTGCGACTAGACGGCTCACGCCGATACCATAGCAACCCATGAAAAATGGCTGTGTTTTGCCGTTTTCGTCTAAAAATTTCGCCCCCATAGGGTCTGAGTATTTCTGTCCTAGCTGGAAAATGTGTCCTACTTCAATGCCCTTTGTAACGCGCAGTTCGCCCCCACAGCACGGGCATTTATCCCCAGCTTTGACTTCGGTTAAGTCTTTGAAGCGAGTTTTGTTAAAATTCGTAACCGCGCAACCGATTAAATGGTAGTTTTCTTCGTTTGCCCCAGCTATCATTTCGCGCTCGTTTTCAAGCTCAGCGTCTATGTAAAAATCAATATCTCTTGGCAGTCCAAATGGCCCGCAAAACCCTGGCACAAGCCCGGCTCCCCTAACTTCGCTCTCATCTGCGTCGATTAGTTCTAGCGCGCCACAAGCGTTTTGCGCCTTTGTCTCTTGCAAATCATCGTCGCCTCGCACGAAGAAAACCACGATTTTTGCGCTATCTTCGTAGATTGCTTTTTTCATCACGGCTTTGATTGTAAAAAATTTATCCACTTTGAAAAATTCAGCCACGCTCTCGATTGTTTTGGTGCCTGGCGTGTGAAATTTCATCATACCCTCGGTCTCTGGCGCTTCGCAAGGGGCTGTGCGTTTAGCGCGGTGCGCTGCTTCGATATTAGCAGCATAAGAGCAGTTGGCGCAAACCAAAATATCGTCCTCGCCGTTATCCGCTAAAACCATAAATTCCTTGCTTCCGCTTCCGCCGATTGCGCCACTATCGGCTTCGACGGCACGGAAATTTAGCCCAAGACGGGTGAAAATTTTGGTGTAAGTTTGCTCCATGAGATCAAATTCGCGCTTCAAATCAGCCTCGTTTGCATGGAAACTATATCCGTCTTTCATCGTAAATTCTCTACCGCGAAGTAACCCAAAGCGAGGTCTAGCTTCATCTCTAAATTTGGTGTTTATTTGGTAGATATGAAGCGGGAGTTGCTTGTAGCTGGTGATTTTATTGGCTACCATTAGCACGGCGCTTTCTTCGTTTGTCGGGCTTAGGACGAAGTCATTTTCTTTGCGGTCTTTTAGGCGCAAAAGCTCTTTGCCGTATTTGTTATACCTGCCACTTGCCTTCCACGCATCAGCTGGTGTAACCACGCTAAATGCGACTTCTTGCGCGCCTGCGTTATTCATCTCCTCGCGCACGATTTGCGTGATTTTGTTTAAAACCATTTTTCCTAACGGCATAAAATTATAAAGTCCGCTGCCTAACTGCTCGATAAATCCTGCCCTAAGCAAGAAAATATGGCTTGGCAAAATAGCGTCTTTTGGCGCTTCTTTAAATGTCGGTGCAAAAAGTTTGCTAAATTTCATTTTTATTCTCCATTGTTTTGCTATTTTCGTAGTCTAAAAATTTTTCGTAATTTTCTTTAAGGGCGAAAATTTCATTTAACGAATTTGTCGCGAAATCAATCTCGTCCTTGCTTTTTAAATTTTTCAAATTTGTCGTTGGCGTGTGCAAAAATGATTTGAAAACTTGGTGAATTAGCTTCCTGGCTTCTTCTTTGTCGCTGTTTTTTAAATAGCCCTTTTTGATAGCTTTTTCTAGCTCGATTTCGGCTATATCCCTGGCTTTGGCGCGTAGGGCCTTGATGAGTGGGGTGGCTGCTTTGGCGTTTTGGCTATCGAAAAACTCGCTGGTTTGCGCCCCAATGATCGCATAGGCGTTGTGGGCCTGCTCCTCGCGCAAGATTAGGTTGTTTTTGACGATTTCTTCTAAATCATCGACGCTATATACGACGATATCCTCGCTTTGGCTTAGCTCTATGTCGCGCGGGACGGCGATATCGAAAAAGTAGCGTTTGAAATTTTTGGCTTCAATGATTTCGTCGGTGATTATTGGCGTAGCGGAGCTTGTCGCGCTGAAAAATAGTCTATTGATATTGACATATTTTTTTAGGTTTTCAAGGCTATCAAATTTCACGCCTTCACCTAGGCTTTTGGCTAAATTTTCGGCATTTTTTAAATTTCGGTTTAAAATTGTAATCTTCGCGCCACTTGCGAGCAGGTGTTTGCACGCTAGCTCGCTCATTTCGCCAGCCCCGCACACTATGGCTTCCTCGCCTTGAAGCGAGCCTAGCTTTTCCTTTGCCATGGATACTGCCACGCTTGAAACAGATACTGGGTTTTTGGAAATTTCGGTTTTTGTGCGCACGCTAGCGGCGCATTTTAGCGAAGCGTCGATTGCGCTTTTGATATCCTCGCCTGTGTTGTTGTTTTCAAGCGCAAATTTATACGCATCTTTTAGCTGGCCTACGATTTGCGTTTCGCCGACAACTAGGCTATCAAGCGAGCTTGCGACCGAAAAAAGATGATGAATCGCGCCATCATCATCGTATAAATCAGCCCTAGTTTCTAGCTCATCTAGCCCCACGCCACTGACGCGAGATAGCGCAAGTAGGGTAAATTTCGACGCAGCCTCATAATCGCTTACACTAGCGAAAATTTCCACGCGGTTACAGGTATTTAGCACCATGCACTCTTTGATACTCGCGTTCGAGCACAAAAGTCGTAAAATTTCTTTTTTTCGCACATCGTTTGTGAAAGATAGCTTTTCACGCACTGTAATGTCTGTGTTTTTGTGAGTAAAACTCACACTCATATAAGCCATTAAAACTCCCTATTTATCATATTTTCAGCGATTTGTATAAGTTTTTCGTTTTTGAAATCTTTTATCGCTTCTATTGCGCTAGTGCCTAAAAATTTCGCTTCATTTATGCAACGCTCGATGATTTTATACTCGCTAAATTTTGCCCTAAGCCACGAAATTTCGTCCTCGTTTAGCTCTTTTTTGAAAAGTGATTTTAGTTTTTCTTTATCATTTTCGTCCAAATTCTCGTATAGATAAATATACGCTAGCGTAGTTTTTCCCTCTTTGAAATCCCCTAAATTTGGCTTTCCTAACACTTCGCTTGATTGCGTGATATCCAAAATATCATCGATTATTTGAAAGGCAAGGCCTAAATTTTTGCCATATTCGCCAAATTTTTCTACCTCCGCACCCTCGCCAAATTTCAAATACGCCGCACTTCTTGCCACTTCCTCGATGAAAACGGCGGTTTTGTAATAAATCATTTGGGTGTATTTTTGGGCGTCGGAGTTAAAATTTTGCGACATTTTTACATCCATCATTTCGCCGATTGCGAGTTTGGTGACAGCCGAGCTTAGCGAAGTAGCGATGAAAGCGGGAAATTTGCAAAGCTCGCTGTAAGCTTTGGAGTAGAGTATATCGCCGAGCATAACGGCGTTTTTAGAGCCCTGGGTTGCGTTGATTGAGGGCTTGCCGCGGCGCATTACGCTTTCGTCGATGACATCATCATGTAGCAGGCTAGCAGCCTGAATAAGCTCGGTAATAGCGCATAGTCTTAGGCTCTCTTCGCTCTCTCCGGCGATATTTAAAAGCAGTTTTGAGCGCAGTTTTTTGCCTGAACTAAGAGTCAAAAACATTTCGCTAGCCACGCTGTATCCGCAACTAGCGATGAAATTTTGCATAATTTGATCGATTTTGTCCATTATTTCTTTCTTTTTTGATAAAAAATTTAGCGATTATAGCAAAATTAAATTTAATCCAAGCTAGAATTTATCGATAATCTCCCACGCTTGCTCTGGCGTTTTTGCGTTTTTTACACCCTCTCTAAACTCGCCCATACCCCAGCTTACTTGCAGATACTGGATATTTGCCCTTTTGGCGGCAAATTCGTCCTTTTTGCTATCACCTAAAAAAATCGCCTTTTTAAATTTGCTATTTTTCAAAACTTCTAAAATCATAGCAGGATCTGGTTTGTGCGGCACTCTCTCGCTCTCGCCCACGATAAAGTCAAAAAACTCGCTTAGCCCCGTAAATTCGGCTATGCTAGCAAGGCTAGCTTGTGGGGCGTTTGAGGCTAGGGCGACGAAAAAGCCAGCATTTTTGCATTTTTTTAGCAAATCCAAAATCCCAGGATAGGGCAGGGCAAATTTGCGGTAATTCCCCATATACACAGCCATAAATTCAGCCCCTAACTCCGCGCTCACGCTCGCCCTGCCATATAGCGCGATAAAGGGGTTTTGCGCGGGATCGTTTATCACGCTCATTATGTAATCATGCTCCAAAGGTGCGAGGTTAAGGCGGTTTCTAGTGAAATTTATACTCTCGCAAATGGCCTTTTTGCTATCAAGTAGCGTGCCGTCCATATCAAAGATTATCGTTTTCATGCGCCTCGCCTTGCAAAAATTTTCTAATATCGCTCTCCCATTTTGGCGCAGCGGTTACTGCACTTTCGATGTAGCTTTTATCGAAAAATTTATCGATTCGCGAGGCGTCAAGGTTGTTTAAAACACTGATTTTAAAGTATCTTGTATAGCCTGCTACATCGAGCACTTCCCCGCTCGTGCCGATACAGACGAACATTTCGCACTCTTGCAGTGCCTCGTATAAATCAGCATAGTGTGGGGCTTGCTCGCCAAACATAACGATATTGTGGCGCATTTTAGGGCTCCCACATTTTCCGCAAATTTGCTCCTTAATTGGCGCGTAGCCGATGTTTTGGACATGTCCGCACGCCTCACAGCGAATTTCGGGCAAAAATCCGTGCAAATGAATTACACCCTCGCAACCTGCGCGTTCTAGCAGATCATCGACATTTTGGGTTTGCACGACGATTTTTTCTCCAAATTCTTTTTTTAATTTTGCGATTGTGTAGTGGGCTAAATTTGGCTCGCAACCCGCTAATTGCGCCCTGCGCTCATCGTAAAATTTAAGCACCTTCGCTCTATCTTTTAAAAACCCAGGCACCGAGCAAACCTCTGCCACGCTGTATTGCTCCCAAAGTCCGCCACTCTCCCTAAATGTGCGAAGCCCGCTAGCTGCACTCAGCCCAGCCCCGCTTAAAATCAATACTTTTTTCATTTTTTACTCCATAAATTTTATTTTTTTGTGGGGGCGGCGCTCAGAGTTGCGATGGCCACCCGCCCCCGCGCCCCCACCAGGCCGACGCTAGTAGTGGCGCGCTTTGCGCGCTAATTTTACTTTAAAATTCATCGTTAAATTTGCCCTTGTGCTTCTCTTTTTTGTAAGTTTTTGAATTTTTGAGTTTTTCTAGCAAATTTGCCTCTTTTATCAGTTCGTCTTTGCTCTTGTGCGCTAGGACCGATTTGACGAAGTTTTCGAGCGATTTCGTGTAGGGCTGATCTAAATAAACAGCTTCCACTTTTTTTAAAACTTCGTAGTTTTTTATCACGCGAATTTTAAATAAATTCTCGTCAAAATCATCTCGTTTCAAAATCGAAATTGCCGATTTTGCGAAGCGCTCTAAGGCGCGGATGTATTTGATACGATCGCTTTTTTCATTTATTTGGCTCAAATTTTATCCTTTGAAATCAAAAGTGCGATTATACCAAATTTAGCTTTATTTTTTATTTTGCATATTTTTCCTATATATTATTAAAACTATATTTTTTTCAAAACACTTTAAATAGGGAATTTATAAAATATATTTTCTCTATTGACTTGTTTGTAAATAAGTGTTATAATCTCTTTAAAATTTTAAATTTTAAGGAGGAAAGATGGCGGAATTTAACTTCGAAACACTAGCAACTCACGCAGGATACAGCTCTAAAGAGGGCTGTGGTTCTATGGCGGTGCCGATCTATCTAACCACAGCGTTTGACTTTGGCACGAGCGAGGAGGCGGCAGCTAGGTTTGCATTGCAAAGCCTTGGTCCCATTTATACGCGCTTAAATAACCCAACGGTCGATATTTTCGAGGCGCGCATTGCAGCCCTTGAAGGTGGCGTGGCGGCGATTGGCACTGCTAGCGGTCAAGCCGCTTCGTTTTATGCAGTCGCAAATGTCGCAAGTGCGGGCGATAATATCATCATGGCGCAAAAGGTCTATGGCGGAACTTCAAATTTAATGCTCCATACGCTTAAAAAATTTGGCATTGAGACGCGTATGTTTGACGCAGATAGCGCGGACGATTTAGAAAGCTTGATTGATGAGAAAACAAAGGCGATTTTCTTCGAAACGCTTTCAAATCCGCAAGTGGCAATTCCAAATTTTTATAAAATTATCGAAATTGCCGATAAATACGGCATTATCAGCATTGTGGATAACACAGTCGCCACGCCAGTGCTGTTTAATCCTATCAAAAAAGGCGCCGATATCGTCGTGCATAGTGCGAGCAAGTATATCAGCGGTCAAGGGCTAACCATCGCAGGTGCTGTCGTAAGCGGGGCTAGCACAAACAAAAAAATCCTAGCTAATCCAAGATATGCTGATTTCAACGAGCCTGATGAGAGCTATCATGGGCTAGTTTATACAGATTTGGTAGAAAATTTCGACATTTTCACGCTTCGAATTCGCCTTGGTTTGCTTCGCGATATCGGTGCGACGATGAGCCCATTTAGCGCGTGGCAGTTGATTCAGGGGCTTGAAACCCTAAGCGTGAGGGTTAAAGAACACTCTCGCAAAACGCAAAAAATCGCCGAATTTTTAGAATCTCACCCAGCGATAAAAAGCGTAAATTACCCAGGACTAAAAAGCTCGCCACTAAATAAATTTGTGAGCGAAAATTTCACCGAGGGGCTATGTAGCGGGCTTTTGTGCTTTGATGCTGGAAGCAGAAAAGTAGCCGATGATATCATGCGAGAGGTGAAAATTTTCGCCGTTGTCGTAAATATCGGCGATAGCAAATCCGTCATAACTCACCCAGCAAGTTCAACTCACTCGCAATCAAGCGACGAGGAACTTTTAAGCGCTGGGATTACTCCGGGGCTAATTAGGCTTAGCGTGGGGCTAGAAGACACTGACGATTTGATTAATGATCTTAAAAACGCAATCGAAAAAGCAACGAAATAAGGGGAATATATGGCACTTTTATCTACAAAAGGCGTTTATGGCTTAATGGCGATTTTAGAAATCGCCAAAGCTAGCGAAATTTCGCCGATTAGCATTAGCGAAATTTCAGATAGAATTTTGGTTTCAAAAAACTATTTGGAGCAGATTTTAAACGGCCTTAGAGGCGGCGGGTTGATTGAGAGTATAAAGGGCAAAAACGGCGGATATTATCTCTCGCGCGATATCGAGGATATCACATTTGCCGATGTTTTCAAGGCTATGGAGAAGGACTTTAAGCTTACGAATTTGAAGCTATTAAACCCAAATTTAGAGTTTTTTTTCAAAGAGTATGATGAAAAACTGCTAGAAATTTTCAACAAATCAATTAGCAAATTTGAAGAATACAAGGAAGAAAGCACTAAATTTTTAGATTTTAGTATTTGATTTGAGGCTGCGCACAGTTTCACAACGATAAAAAAAGGAAAAAAATGAAAATAGCAAACGATGTAACAGATCTAATCGGCAACACTCCGTTAGTTAGGATTAATACCTTTTCAAAAAACGCGACAATACTTGCAAAAGCTGAGTTTCTAAACCCAAGCCACTCAGTCAAAGACCGTATCGCGTGGAATATCATCAAGGTCGCCTTCGTGCAAAATCTCATCAACAAAGACACAATCCTAATCGAGCCAACCAGCGGAAATACAGGCGTAGGACTAGCCATGGTAGCTGCGAAAATGGGGCTAAAACTAATCCTAACAATGCCAAGTTCGATGAGTATCGAAAGACAAAAGCTAATCGCGGCTTTTGGTGCGAAAATCGTGCTCACAGATCCGCAATTTGGCATGAAGGGTGCCGTGGATAAGGCAAACGAACTAGCCGAGGAAAACCCAAATTCCTTTATCCCAAGCCAGTTTGACAACCCGGCTAACCCACAAGCCCACTATGAGAGCACTGGCCCTGAGATTTGGCGCGATACAGACGGCAAAGTCGATATCCTAGTCGCTGGATTTGGCACAGGAGGCACGCTAAGCGGGACAGCGAAATATCTCAAAGAGCAAAACCCTGATTTAAAGGTAATCGCGGTCGAGCCTGATTCGTCGCCATTAGCTAGTAGGGGGTGTGCTGGAAGTCACAAAATCCAAGGAATCGGCGCAAATTTCATACCGAAAAACCTAAATTTAGATATAATCGATGAGTATATCGCT is part of the Campylobacter sp. VBCF_01 NA2 genome and harbors:
- a CDS encoding DUF3137 domain-containing protein, giving the protein MHKPPKDNYNGISYETMQELEFERQRINKKLSYILYFSIFISFILTFLFGYFFDELGFIRTLILVLPIFLIVFSILYPLINSDVSNIKPKFKHAVIEKIVKDINPNFAYRPTSSIGEKEFFKPNLYNRAQETWWFKGDDFIDGRHNGVYFRMSDIDYYVLRSAGRSVYAKHLFLGIVFIAKFYKFFNSRVYIIRKNKDTGYTRNYGKKINIDNVEFSEQYDVYADDEISAFYILSHSFMEDFLNLAKRMKCEINAVFYRDNLYLYINNRRENFEIDFDISQTLIPIIYRTHKKMILEILKIIDDLNLNSKVFKPSLGWNSGENLSENS
- a CDS encoding carbon-nitrogen hydrolase, which encodes MKNLKVGLISHKFYGTKSATIARTKELIAKAAQKGANLIVLQELHQTHYFCQRENTENFDYAANFEDDVKFWGSIAKEFGVVLVASLFERRSAGLYHNTAVVFEHDGKVLGKYRKMHIPDDPNFYEKFYFTPGDMGFAPIDTSVGRLGVLVCWDQWYPEAARAMALRGAQVLIYPTAIGWFMGDESSERERQLEAWVAVQRGHSVANSLPVIAVNRVGFESAGLSEILPNAVLGNTAPAITCDESAEGIKFWGNSFVFGAQGEELFRAGSESELCEVVEIDMRRCENVRRWWPFLRDRRIDSYGSLLKRFDD
- a CDS encoding agmatine deiminase family protein; its protein translation is MRAFAEWENQNALLVSLPHEDSDWAPYLGEISSAYTHFIRAVAQFQPLIAIAPKRAIFDKVCGEIDEKFAVNFVQIPTNDTWIRDYGAIDVENEGKVEALNFTFNAWGGKFASEKDNALNATLYEIWGKALRDVDLILEGGSVEFNGAGVLMTTEECLLNDNRNALSKEILEQKLGEIFGLKKIIWLKGGFIQGDDTDCHIDTLARFVGENLVAVASCDDSSDIHYPALRSLKEQILAHGFEVIELPLPAPIFYENRRLGATYANFVFVNGGLIVPTYGDKNDEIALSRLSLACPGRKVVGVDARVFIRQNGSLHCSCMNKFSDKI
- a CDS encoding DUF3298 and DUF4163 domain-containing protein, producing the protein MKKLATIALFALFSYAQINPQSQELYSDDAHSYTLVQTGNENLDILLKNRLFGICEGESIDERCALLLKSLDAKKYATSLVEQSKAQADKEMAQNGDLDFHSEFSAEQSFVSQIGNLAQIKQFSYSYSGGAHGMEHTSYIIYDLAADKKIDITNVLIGAVSVEPLYKEIFKGYKDMLRADIIASQPNCDKACQERDITEFIKTFWVDNLPEDIVFKSEFYFAKEGVAFVFAPYFIAPYAMGEPEIIVPYENLKGIFKEEFLKF
- a CDS encoding proline--tRNA ligase, with amino-acid sequence MKFSKLFAPTFKEAPKDAILPSHIFLLRAGFIEQLGSGLYNFMPLGKMVLNKITQIVREEMNNAGAQEVAFSVVTPADAWKASGRYNKYGKELLRLKDRKENDFVLSPTNEESAVLMVANKITSYKQLPLHIYQINTKFRDEARPRFGLLRGREFTMKDGYSFHANEADLKREFDLMEQTYTKIFTRLGLNFRAVEADSGAIGGSGSKEFMVLADNGEDDILVCANCSYAANIEAAHRAKRTAPCEAPETEGMMKFHTPGTKTIESVAEFFKVDKFFTIKAVMKKAIYEDSAKIVVFFVRGDDDLQETKAQNACGALELIDADESEVRGAGLVPGFCGPFGLPRDIDFYIDAELENEREMIAGANEENYHLIGCAVTNFNKTRFKDLTEVKAGDKCPCCGGELRVTKGIEVGHIFQLGQKYSDPMGAKFLDENGKTQPFFMGCYGIGVSRLVAVAVESSHDEKGCVWSKELSPFALEIIISNAKDENIVNFATELYEKCRNLGINALLDDRNERFGVKMNDYELMGFPYALLVGKGLANGEVEFIERKNLEKQSVSVDKILDLIKEKLA
- the hemA gene encoding glutamyl-tRNA reductase, producing the protein MAYMSVSFTHKNTDITVREKLSFTNDVRKKEILRLLCSNASIKECMVLNTCNRVEIFASVSDYEAASKFTLLALSRVSGVGLDELETRADLYDDDGAIHHLFSVASSLDSLVVGETQIVGQLKDAYKFALENNNTGEDIKSAIDASLKCAASVRTKTEISKNPVSVSSVAVSMAKEKLGSLQGEEAIVCGAGEMSELACKHLLASGAKITILNRNLKNAENLAKSLGEGVKFDSLENLKKYVNINRLFFSATSSATPIITDEIIEAKNFKRYFFDIAVPRDIELSQSEDIVVYSVDDLEEIVKNNLILREEQAHNAYAIIGAQTSEFFDSQNAKAATPLIKALRAKARDIAEIELEKAIKKGYLKNSDKEEARKLIHQVFKSFLHTPTTNLKNLKSKDEIDFATNSLNEIFALKENYEKFLDYENSKTMENKNEI
- a CDS encoding polyprenyl synthetase family protein encodes the protein MDKIDQIMQNFIASCGYSVASEMFLTLSSGKKLRSKLLLNIAGESEESLRLCAITELIQAASLLHDDVIDESVMRRGKPSINATQGSKNAVMLGDILYSKAYSELCKFPAFIATSLSSAVTKLAIGEMMDVKMSQNFNSDAQKYTQMIYYKTAVFIEEVARSAAYLKFGEGAEVEKFGEYGKNLGLAFQIIDDILDITQSSEVLGKPNLGDFKEGKTTLAYIYLYENLDENDKEKLKSLFKKELNEDEISWLRAKFSEYKIIERCINEAKFLGTSAIEAIKDFKNEKLIQIAENMINREF
- a CDS encoding HAD family hydrolase — its product is MKTIIFDMDGTLLDSKKAICESINFTRNRLNLAPLEHDYIMSVINDPAQNPFIALYGRASVSAELGAEFMAVYMGNYRKFALPYPGILDLLKKCKNAGFFVALASNAPQASLASIAEFTGLSEFFDFIVGESERVPHKPDPAMILEVLKNSKFKKAIFLGDSKKDEFAAKRANIQYLQVSWGMGEFREGVKNAKTPEQAWEIIDKF